The uncultured Fusobacterium sp. genome includes a window with the following:
- a CDS encoding GIY-YIG nuclease family protein, whose translation MKIQQIFNELVDLNDTNYRFHLAKPSEGNSPAESLARSKESWLGWQLYKGNNKNRFPYPVKYIFSFAQLSGNEFIFGGIFEILDREGETYKVKYIDKYDELIGRVILTYNGANNRGTIFRPSYILENSEINEIYKLPYKGEKFCGIENINHTYYQLKLIYDNKLEDWKSVLSNIKGIYLLTDIKTGKHYVGSAKGVDSIYGRWSSYIYGLDGGNLGLKELIREKGENYFKENFKFSILETVSMSFDDKSIEAKESLWKEKLLSRTFGYNKN comes from the coding sequence ATGAAGATACAACAAATATTTAATGAGTTAGTAGATTTAAATGATACAAATTATAGATTTCATCTAGCAAAACCATCAGAAGGAAATAGTCCAGCAGAATCATTAGCTCGTTCAAAAGAATCATGGTTAGGTTGGCAATTATATAAAGGGAATAATAAAAATAGATTTCCTTATCCTGTGAAATATATATTTAGTTTTGCTCAGCTATCAGGTAATGAATTTATTTTTGGAGGAATATTTGAAATTTTAGATAGAGAAGGAGAAACGTATAAAGTAAAATATATTGATAAATATGATGAACTTATAGGAAGAGTTATTCTAACTTATAATGGAGCTAATAATAGAGGAACTATTTTTAGACCTAGTTATATTTTAGAAAATTCTGAAATAAATGAGATCTATAAATTGCCATATAAGGGAGAAAAATTTTGTGGAATAGAAAATATTAATCATACTTATTATCAATTAAAATTAATCTATGATAATAAATTAGAAGATTGGAAAAGTGTACTAAGTAATATAAAGGGAATTTATCTTTTAACCGATATCAAGACAGGAAAACATTATGTAGGTTCTGCTAAAGGAGTAGATAGTATATATGGAAGATGGAGCAGTTATATTTATGGATTAGATGGTGGGAACTTAGGATTAAAAGAGTTAATAAGAGAAAAAGGAGAAAATTATTTTAAAGAAAATTTTAAATTTTCAATATTAGAAACTGTTAGTATGAGTTTTGATGATAAAAGTATAGAGGCAAAGGAAAGCCTTTGGAAAGAAAAATTATTGAGTAGAACATTTGGATATAATAAAAATTAA
- a CDS encoding type I restriction-modification system subunit M yields MSEHQAELEKRLWAIANELRGNMGADEFRNYILGLIFFKFLSEKIEKTGNDILSEDEMKFEDIEGKDEYIEAVREYCINSIGYFIEPKYLFGTLARRARNGEFIIEDLGLALKYIEDSTNGQTSNDDFSGLFGDVDLTSLKLGKTVEDKNKMISEVIKHLNEINFNFDDTEMDVLGNAYEYLIGQFASNAGKKAGEFYTPAQASKLLAMLTTSGKERVKSAYDPTCGSGSLLLKIAKYTDVASFYGQELNTTTYNLARMNMILHGVGFNDFEIRQGNTLEDPQHLDKRFDIVVANPPFSQKWSADDSFLSDERFSSYGKLAPSSKADFAFIQHMIYQLADNGTMAVIVPHGVLFRGASEGVIRKYLLKDKNYIDAIIGLPANIFYGTSIPTCVIVVKKNRKADDDILFIDASNDFEKAKNQNYLRDEDVEKIGNTYVNREEIEKYSKKVSMKEIEENDYNLNIPRYVDTFEEEEEINLDEIVEKIGKIDEEMKEVDKTIKSFCDELGIKAPVV; encoded by the coding sequence ATGTCAGAACATCAAGCTGAATTAGAGAAAAGATTGTGGGCAATAGCCAACGAGCTTAGGGGAAATATGGGAGCTGATGAGTTTAGAAACTATATATTAGGACTAATATTCTTTAAGTTCCTATCAGAGAAGATAGAGAAAACAGGAAATGATATTTTATCAGAAGATGAGATGAAATTTGAAGATATAGAGGGGAAAGATGAGTATATAGAGGCTGTAAGAGAGTATTGTATAAATAGTATAGGGTACTTTATAGAGCCAAAATATCTATTTGGAACTTTAGCAAGAAGAGCTAGAAATGGGGAGTTCATCATAGAAGATTTAGGTTTAGCACTTAAATATATAGAGGATTCTACCAATGGACAAACTAGTAATGATGATTTTTCTGGACTATTTGGAGATGTGGACTTAACATCATTAAAACTAGGAAAGACAGTAGAAGATAAGAATAAGATGATTTCAGAGGTAATCAAACACCTAAATGAGATTAACTTTAACTTTGATGATACAGAGATGGACGTATTGGGAAATGCTTACGAATATTTAATAGGGCAATTTGCTAGTAATGCAGGTAAAAAAGCTGGGGAGTTCTATACCCCTGCTCAAGCCTCAAAACTTTTAGCTATGCTTACAACATCAGGAAAAGAGAGAGTAAAATCAGCTTATGACCCAACATGTGGTTCTGGTTCATTACTTCTTAAAATAGCTAAATATACTGATGTAGCTAGTTTTTATGGACAGGAATTAAATACCACTACTTATAACCTAGCTCGTATGAATATGATACTTCATGGGGTAGGATTTAATGATTTTGAGATAAGACAAGGGAATACTTTAGAAGACCCACAACATTTGGATAAAAGATTTGATATAGTTGTAGCTAATCCACCTTTTTCACAAAAATGGAGTGCAGATGATAGCTTTCTATCTGATGAGAGATTTTCTTCCTATGGAAAACTAGCTCCAAGTAGTAAGGCTGACTTTGCTTTTATTCAACATATGATTTACCAATTAGCTGACAACGGTACTATGGCTGTAATTGTTCCTCATGGAGTGCTATTTAGGGGAGCAAGTGAGGGAGTAATTAGAAAATATCTATTAAAGGATAAGAACTATATAGATGCAATAATAGGGCTACCTGCCAATATATTCTATGGGACTTCAATACCTACTTGTGTAATAGTTGTTAAGAAAAATAGGAAAGCTGATGATGACATTCTATTTATAGATGCCTCTAATGACTTTGAGAAAGCTAAAAATCAAAACTATCTAAGAGATGAAGACGTAGAAAAGATTGGAAATACCTATGTAAATAGAGAGGAGATAGAAAAATACTCTAAAAAGGTAAGTATGAAAGAGATAGAGGAAAATGATTACAACCTAAATATTCCTAGATATGTAGATACCTTTGAGGAAGAAGAGGAAATCAACCTTGATGAGATAGTGGAAAAGATAGGTAAAATTGATGAGGAAATGAAAGAAGTTGATAAAACTATTAAATCTTTCTGTGACGAGCTTGGAATAAAAGCTCCTGTAGTGTAG
- a CDS encoding PDDEXK nuclease domain-containing protein, giving the protein MEIEKRDIFVDIKNIIELSRKKVITSINSTMTTTYFLIGKRIVEEEQGGEKRAEYGKSLIKNLSIRLTESYGKGFSETNLKQMKSFYLAYKKGQILSDEFKLSYSHYLTLMRIENIEERNFYEIEAINNSWSLRELKRQMDSALYERLVLSRDKEKVFELSQKGQLIEKPQDIVKDPYILEFLGLDEKATYSENDLETAIINHIEKFIMELGKGFLFQGRQVRFTFDEEHFFVDLVFYNRLLKCFVLIDLKIGKLKHQDIGQMQMYVNYYDRYVKLDDENKTIGIIICKDKNDTLVNMTLPEGNEQIFASKYMTILPSKEELKRIVESEVRE; this is encoded by the coding sequence ATGGAGATTGAGAAAAGAGATATTTTTGTAGATATTAAAAATATTATTGAATTATCTAGAAAAAAAGTAATCACTTCAATTAATTCCACAATGACAACAACCTATTTTTTAATAGGAAAAAGAATAGTTGAAGAGGAGCAAGGTGGAGAAAAGAGAGCTGAATATGGTAAGAGCTTAATAAAAAATCTATCTATAAGATTGACTGAGAGTTATGGGAAGGGATTTTCTGAAACTAATTTAAAACAGATGAAAAGTTTTTATTTAGCTTATAAAAAAGGGCAGATACTGTCTGACGAATTTAAACTCTCTTATTCTCATTATCTTACACTTATGAGGATAGAAAATATTGAAGAGAGAAACTTTTATGAGATAGAGGCAATAAATAATAGTTGGAGCTTGAGAGAATTAAAAAGACAGATGGACTCTGCTCTATATGAAAGATTGGTTTTGAGTAGAGATAAGGAGAAAGTATTTGAATTATCTCAAAAGGGGCAACTTATAGAGAAACCTCAAGATATTGTAAAAGACCCATATATTTTGGAGTTTTTAGGTTTAGATGAGAAGGCTACCTATTCAGAAAATGATTTAGAAACTGCTATAATTAATCATATAGAAAAGTTTATAATGGAACTTGGAAAAGGCTTTCTATTTCAAGGTAGACAGGTAAGATTTACCTTTGATGAGGAACACTTTTTTGTAGATTTAGTTTTCTATAATAGATTGCTAAAATGTTTTGTACTGATAGATTTAAAAATCGGAAAATTAAAACATCAAGATATTGGACAGATGCAAATGTATGTAAATTATTATGATAGATATGTAAAGCTTGATGATGAGAATAAGACAATAGGGATTATAATTTGTAAAGATAAAAATGATACCCTTGTAAATATGACACTTCCAGAGGGAAATGAGCAGATATTTGCTAGTAAATATATGACAATCTTACCTAGTAAAGA